In Pseudomonas sp. HR96, the DNA window GTGGGCGGGATTACACCGTCGATCAAGGCCAGGCGCTCGACGCGGTCAGGCATGGCCGCTGCCAGCAGTACCGAGATGATCGCCCCCAGGGAGTGCCCAAGCAGGGCAAAGCGCTGCCAGCCCAGTTGCTCGGCGACCTGCAACACGTCATGGGCATAGTCCCACAGGGCATAGCCGGCGCCCGCCGGGCGATGGTCGGAATACCCGTGGCCGGCGAGGTCCAGCGCGACGATGCGCAGGCCGTGCAACTGCGGCGCCAGGCGCGCGAAGCTGTTGGCGTTGTCCAGCCAACCGTGCAGGGCGATCACCGGCGCGCCGTCGGCAGGCCCGTGCAGATGGGCCGCCAACTCGATGTGCGGCAGGCTCAGGCGGATTTCTTCAAGCGCATTGGGCATGGGTCGGCTCCTTCAAGCGCAGCGCGCAGCCTGCACCTGCCAGCGGCCGATGATCTGGCTGATCAACTGCGCGGTATCCTGCGGCCGCTCCAGCGGAAACATGTGCCCGCCAGGCAGGCTGTGGTGCTCGGCATTGGCCAGCCGGCGCACGGCGCTGGCGTGGTGGCGCATGATGACATCGCTGTGAGTACCTTGCACCATCGCCAACGGCACCGGCAACTGGCGAACTCGCCCGGGGCGCAGGTGCGGCACGCTGCGGTAGATGCTGATCTCGGTGGCCGGGTCGAAGCGCAGGCGCAGCCGGCTCGGCGCGTCACCCGGGCCAGCCACGGCCACCAGGCCATGGGCCAGGTAGGCTTCGAAGCATTCGGGGTCGAACTGGCGAAACAGGCGTTTGCTGGCAAAGTAGCTGCGCGCCGTGGCCAGGTCGCTGAACTCTTCGCGCCGACCCAGGGTGCGCCCGGCCGGGGTGATGCGGTCGATGAAGCCCAGGCGCTTGGCCGCCCGGATCACCCAGCGGTCGGCGAAGGTCAGCAGCGGCGAGTCGAGCATGATCACCCCGCGATAGTACTGCGGGCAACGCAACGCTGCGTGCAGGTGCAGCACGCCACCCAGCGAGTGGCCGACGCCCCACACCGGGCCGGGCTGCGCGGCCAGGTGATGGAGCAGTTCGTCGACTAGGTTGTGCCAGTTGTCATCCACCGGAAAGCGCGGGTCGTGGGCGTGTTGCGGCAAATGGGCGACACTGAACTGCGGCGCCAGCGCGTCGAACAGCTTGCCGTAGGTGCCCGATGGAAACCCGTTGGCATGGGCGAAGAATACCGCTTGCGACATGCGCCGAGCTCCTTGTTCATTCACGCAGCGATTGTCGACAAGGTGCCGGCCGCCAGCAATGACCGGATCGGCCATCGACGGCGGGATACCGGTCAGGTTGGTGGCCGGGAGCCTGGACACGGCCAGGATGCTGCGCGCGGCGGTCAAACGTGGCGGGCGCTGACCAGGGTCATCGAGCCCGCCTGCGGCGAGTCGCCGGTCAGGTGCGCCAGGCTGGCGGTGTCCATTGGCTGCGGCTGGCGATAATGACCGTGTTGCAGCAGGCCGATCAAGGCGCCTGCCAGGGGCTGGTGGCTGACCAGCAGGACGTGCTCCCAGGGCAGCTCTTCGAGTTGTTCGATGACTTCGGCCGGTTCGCTGTCCGGGGTCAGCCAGGGCATGGTGACCAGCTCGGGTGCAAAGCCCAGCACCTCGCGCACCAGCGCTGCGCTTTGCTGGGTGCGCAGGTAGGGGCTGACCAGGATGGCCTCGAGCGGCTGGCCGATCAGGTGCGCTGCGCTTTCGCGGACCTCCTCGCGGCCGCGCTCGGTCAGTTCGCGCTGGGCGTCGCTGGCCGCGCGGTTCTGTGCCTGGCCGTGGCGCAGTACCCAGAGGTTCACGGCTTGGGCTCTTCGTGGCGCTCGGCGATCGGCGGCGTGGCCACGCGGTGCGGCGCTTCGCCGTCGCTGCTACGCGGTTGCGGCCACTCGGCGAATGGCCACGGCTTGACGTCGGTATGAAAGCTGCCGAAACGGCCGATCTGCGCCAGGTACTGGCTCAGGCTGTCGCCGAAATTCATCAGGCCGCCACTCGGCGCGCCGTATACCAGGCGGTACACCAGCTGCACCAGGACCAGGGCGCCCAGCAGAAACTGCGCCACTTGCCAGACCAGGGCGAACACCAGCATCCACAGGATGCGCAGCGCCAGGGTCTCGTGTTCAGGCTCGCGGGGGGATTGGTTCATGTCCTGCTCCTCTTGTAATGATCTGCGTTGATCGCGCCGCGCGTTCAGGAAATGAAATCGACATCGGTCTTGGGCTCGGCGCGCATCAACAGCTCGATGACCTGGGCCAGGGTGCGCCCTTCGAACAGAATGGCGTGCAGGCCGGCCACCAGCGGCATGTACACCTGCAGCTCGCTGGCCTTGGCCTTGAGCACCTTGAGCGTGTTGACCCCTTCGGCCACCTCGCCCAGGCGGGTCACCGCCTCTTCCAGGCTCAGGCCCTGACCCAGGGCATGGCCGACCTGGTAGTTGCGGCTCTTGGGCGATGAGCAGGTGACGATCAGGTCGCCGACCCCGGCCAGGCCCATGAAGGTCATGGGGTTGGCACCCTGGCTCACGGCAAAGCGGGTCATCTCGGCCAGCGCCCGGGTAATCAGCATGCTCTTGGTGTTTTCGCCCATGCCCAGCGCGACCGCCATGCCGGCGATGATCGCATAGACGTTCTTCAGCGCCCCGGCCAGCTCGACGCCGAACCGGTCGCTGCTGGCGTAGACTCGAAAGGTACGCCCATGCAACGCCGCTTGCACGCGCTGACACAATACTTCGTCTTCACTGGCAACCACCGTCGCGGTCAGCGCATGCTCGGCGATCTCGCGCGCCAGGTTCGGCCCGGACAGCACGCCGATGCGCGCGGCCGGCGCGACCTCTTCGATGATCTCGCTCATCAGCTTGAAGCTGTGCGCCTCGATGCCCTTGGTCAGGCTCACCAGCAGCTTGCCGCTGAGGCGTTCGGCGTGCGGGGCCAACACGGCGCGCAAGGCGCTGGAGGGCAAGGCAACGAACACCAGCTCGCACTCGGCAAGGGTCTCGGCCAGCTCGGTGACCGGCTCGACCGCCGCATGCACCTTGATACCCTTGAGGTAACGGGGGTTCTCGCGCTGGGTACGGATGGCCTCGGCCTGCGCCGGGTCGCGCATCCACTGGCGCACGCGCAGGCCGTTCTCGGCCAGCAGGTTGGCCACTGCGGTGCCGAAGCTGCCGCCTCCCAGAACCGCCACAGGCTGCTGTTCAGTCATATCCTTTCCATTGAAGTGCTTGATGGCGATGCCGGCATTATACGGCTCGACCTGAAAATGTCGCGCGACTCGGTTAACATGCGTCGTTTGGCCCGCCCCCTAACCCTCCTCTAGAACCCGCCGGACCCCGAAGGTGCCCATGTCGCTGCGACTGAGTTGGGACATCCATACCCGCACCCAGATCCTCTGCCTGGGGCCCGCGCTGCTGCTCAGCCTGCTGCTGATCTCCTTCTTCACCTTCGTGCGCATCCAGGACCTGCGTCAGGAGCTCAACCACACCGGGCAGCTGATCGCCGGCCAGCTCGCCCCCGCCGCCGAGTATGGCGTGCTGATGCGCAACACCGACGTGCTCGAAAGCCTCATGCGCGCGACCCTGAGCACCCCTCACGTGCGCTTCCTCGAGGTCCAGGACCGCAACGACCAGATCCTCATGTACATCGAGCAGCCCAACCACGGGCAGACCCCGGCGCAGCAGGTCGAGGTGTTCCAGGCCAACATTCGCCTGCAGGCGGCGCGGCGCAACGAGGAGCGCATGCATCAGGGCGGGGCCTTGCCCAGTGCGCCCGAGGACGACTACCTGGGCCGGGTGATCGTCGGCATGTCCGACGACGCCTTCAGCCAGCGCCAGCAGGAAATCCTGCTCAAGGCCGGGGTGCTGGCGCTGTTCGCGCTGCTCTTCACCTTTCTCCTGGCCCGGCGCCTGGCGCGCAGCCTGTCGCAACCTATCGGCGCCATGGGCCGGGCGGTCGAGGCCATTCAGGAAGGCGACTACGAGGCGCCGCTGCCGATCGTCGACGACTCCGAGCTGGGCAGCCTGGCGCGCCACATCAACAACCTGGCCAAGGGCCTGGACCAGGCCGGCCGCGAGCAGCGCCTGGCCATGCAGGCCCTGATCGAAACCCGCGAGCAGGCCGAGCGCGCCAACAGCGCCAAGTCGGATTTCCTCGCCATGATGAGCCATGAACTGCGCACGCCGATGAATGGCGTGCTGGGCATGCTGCAGCTGCTGGAAACCACCGAGCTGACCCGCGAACAGCAGGAATACGCAGCCCTGGCCAGCGAGTCGACCGAGCACCTGCTCAAGGTCATCAACGACATCCTTGATTTCTCGCGCATCGAGCGGGCGGCGCTGGAGCTCGAGCACATTCCGTTCAATCTCGGCGAGCTGGTCGACAGCTGCGTGCAGTCCTTCCAGCACCCCGCGCGCCAGCGCGGTCTGGAACTGCTGCTGCGCAAGCCCGTTAGCATCGACGCCCTGCGCGTGGAAGGCGACCCCACGCGCATCCGCCAGGTGTTGGTAAACCTGATCGGCAACGCCTTGAAGTTCACCGAAGCGGGCAGCGTCGAGATCGAGGCCAACTGGCACGAGCTCGACCATCAGCTCATCTGGCTGACCTGCTCGGTACGCGACACCGGCATCGGCATCAGCGCCGAACGCCTGGAACTGATGTTCGTCGCGTTCCAGCAAGCCGACAGTTCTATTTCCAGACGTTACGGCGGTACCGGGCTGGGCCTGCCCATCGCACGCACCCTGGCCGAACGCATGGGCGGCACCCTGCAGGCGCAGAGCCAGGAAGGCCAGGGTTCGCTGTTCACCCTGGAGCTGCCGCTGGCGCTGTGTCAGCAGGTGGCGGCGCCGCCCCTGCCCAGCTATGCCCGCCAGCACGAAGGCCACGGCCTGCAAGTGCTGCTGGTGGAAGACAATCCAGTCAACCAGACGGTCATCGAAACCATGCTGCGCAGCCTGGGCTTCGCCGTCCAGGTGGTGGGCGACGGTGCCCAGGCCATCGCCCAGGCCGGCGCGCAATCCTTCGACGCCATCCTGATGGATTGCCGCCTGCCGATCGTCGACGGCTACGAGGCCTCTCGGCAGATTCGCCTGCACGCCGA includes these proteins:
- a CDS encoding alpha/beta hydrolase — translated: MSQAVFFAHANGFPSGTYGKLFDALAPQFSVAHLPQHAHDPRFPVDDNWHNLVDELLHHLAAQPGPVWGVGHSLGGVLHLHAALRCPQYYRGVIMLDSPLLTFADRWVIRAAKRLGFIDRITPAGRTLGRREEFSDLATARSYFASKRLFRQFDPECFEAYLAHGLVAVAGPGDAPSRLRLRFDPATEISIYRSVPHLRPGRVRQLPVPLAMVQGTHSDVIMRHHASAVRRLANAEHHSLPGGHMFPLERPQDTAQLISQIIGRWQVQAARCA
- the sixA gene encoding phosphohistidine phosphatase SixA, whose protein sequence is MNLWVLRHGQAQNRAASDAQRELTERGREEVRESAAHLIGQPLEAILVSPYLRTQQSAALVREVLGFAPELVTMPWLTPDSEPAEVIEQLEELPWEHVLLVSHQPLAGALIGLLQHGHYRQPQPMDTASLAHLTGDSPQAGSMTLVSARHV
- a CDS encoding DUF4389 domain-containing protein — protein: MNQSPREPEHETLALRILWMLVFALVWQVAQFLLGALVLVQLVYRLVYGAPSGGLMNFGDSLSQYLAQIGRFGSFHTDVKPWPFAEWPQPRSSDGEAPHRVATPPIAERHEEPKP
- a CDS encoding NAD(P)H-dependent glycerol-3-phosphate dehydrogenase; the encoded protein is MTEQQPVAVLGGGSFGTAVANLLAENGLRVRQWMRDPAQAEAIRTQRENPRYLKGIKVHAAVEPVTELAETLAECELVFVALPSSALRAVLAPHAERLSGKLLVSLTKGIEAHSFKLMSEIIEEVAPAARIGVLSGPNLAREIAEHALTATVVASEDEVLCQRVQAALHGRTFRVYASSDRFGVELAGALKNVYAIIAGMAVALGMGENTKSMLITRALAEMTRFAVSQGANPMTFMGLAGVGDLIVTCSSPKSRNYQVGHALGQGLSLEEAVTRLGEVAEGVNTLKVLKAKASELQVYMPLVAGLHAILFEGRTLAQVIELLMRAEPKTDVDFIS
- a CDS encoding ATP-binding protein, coding for MSLRLSWDIHTRTQILCLGPALLLSLLLISFFTFVRIQDLRQELNHTGQLIAGQLAPAAEYGVLMRNTDVLESLMRATLSTPHVRFLEVQDRNDQILMYIEQPNHGQTPAQQVEVFQANIRLQAARRNEERMHQGGALPSAPEDDYLGRVIVGMSDDAFSQRQQEILLKAGVLALFALLFTFLLARRLARSLSQPIGAMGRAVEAIQEGDYEAPLPIVDDSELGSLARHINNLAKGLDQAGREQRLAMQALIETREQAERANSAKSDFLAMMSHELRTPMNGVLGMLQLLETTELTREQQEYAALASESTEHLLKVINDILDFSRIERAALELEHIPFNLGELVDSCVQSFQHPARQRGLELLLRKPVSIDALRVEGDPTRIRQVLVNLIGNALKFTEAGSVEIEANWHELDHQLIWLTCSVRDTGIGISAERLELMFVAFQQADSSISRRYGGTGLGLPIARTLAERMGGTLQAQSQEGQGSLFTLELPLALCQQVAAPPLPSYARQHEGHGLQVLLVEDNPVNQTVIETMLRSLGFAVQVVGDGAQAIAQAGAQSFDAILMDCRLPIVDGYEASRQIRLHADSAQLPIIALTANALQGDREACLQAGMNDYLAKPFKRADLQRVLGRWLVF